The following are encoded together in the Pedobacter steynii genome:
- a CDS encoding alkaline phosphatase family protein: protein MKNKLFFLLLIFAQGAFAQTKISDGNLIIISVDGLRWGEVFKGAERELLLDKKFNSQDSTERFKKYWSEDLQQRRLSLMPFLWTTIVKHGQIYGNRDLGNKVNVKNPYWISYPGRSENLTGYADPKVKSNGHPDNENKNILEFLDQQKGYKGKVVSFASWAAVGRIINRKRNGLLVNIPGENIIGRNLSEGEALANEIQHYEPKIWGNEERLDATTYALAKSYLRARHPKVLYLDLADTDEYGHEDKYDFYLDATRNVDAMIGNLWNYLQSDPFYKGKTTLMIMPDHGRGEGNQWTSHGARIPHANDTWLIAMGPGIKPLGELKIEGQIYQDQLAKTMVKLLGFEFSSVHPIGAAIESILK, encoded by the coding sequence ATGAAAAATAAACTATTCTTCCTGTTATTGATATTCGCACAGGGAGCTTTTGCACAAACTAAAATTTCTGATGGAAACCTGATCATCATCTCCGTAGATGGATTGAGATGGGGCGAAGTGTTTAAAGGAGCGGAGAGAGAATTACTGCTCGATAAAAAATTCAACTCCCAGGATTCTACCGAACGATTTAAAAAATATTGGTCTGAGGATCTACAGCAAAGAAGGCTCAGCTTGATGCCATTCCTTTGGACTACAATTGTAAAGCACGGACAGATTTATGGAAACCGGGATTTGGGGAATAAGGTAAATGTTAAAAACCCTTACTGGATTTCCTATCCGGGCCGTAGTGAAAACCTGACCGGCTATGCAGATCCTAAAGTAAAGTCGAACGGGCATCCCGATAATGAAAACAAAAACATCCTGGAATTTCTGGATCAGCAGAAAGGATATAAAGGAAAGGTGGTGAGTTTTGCTTCCTGGGCAGCAGTTGGAAGGATCATCAATAGAAAACGTAATGGCTTACTGGTGAATATTCCGGGAGAAAATATCATTGGGAGAAACCTTAGTGAGGGAGAAGCTTTGGCAAATGAAATTCAGCATTACGAACCCAAAATTTGGGGCAATGAAGAGCGCCTGGATGCGACAACTTATGCACTGGCAAAATCTTACCTCAGGGCCAGACATCCTAAAGTACTTTATCTCGATCTTGCTGATACCGATGAGTATGGGCATGAAGATAAATATGATTTTTACCTTGATGCCACCAGAAATGTTGATGCCATGATTGGTAACTTATGGAATTACCTGCAGAGCGATCCCTTTTACAAGGGCAAAACAACCTTAATGATTATGCCAGATCATGGCAGGGGTGAAGGTAATCAGTGGACGAGCCATGGAGCCCGGATTCCTCATGCCAATGATACCTGGTTAATTGCAATGGGACCTGGGATTAAGCCTTTGGGGGAACTGAAAATTGAAGGACAAATTTATCAGGATCAACTGGCAAAAACAATGGTGAAGTTATTGGGATTTGAATTCAGCTCTGTTCATCCGATTGGGGCAGCAATTGAAAGCATCCTGAAATAA
- a CDS encoding DUF5690 family protein, whose protein sequence is MNRLKHLLSHSKVCFVIWCMIAAFGTYFCMYAFRKPFTSGTYSGMSLWGLDYKAVLIIAQVFGYMVSKFMGIKVISELKASGRKKLIICLILFAEVSLLLFGLVPYPYNFFFLFLNGLPLGMVWGIIFSYLEGRRFTEMLAMGMSISLIVSSGIIKTIYFMVQEWFPFINEFWMPCIMGLLFLPAFLLFVWMLSVIPEPDDTDKLLRVERLPMTAEDKRQALKEYGPAILGIGLIYTMLTTMRDFRDNFSVEIWNEIAPHWDKTVFSLTEAITGVIVLMAIGCLSLIRNNIKGFWGTQYLVALGLLISGGSTLLFHLQLLSPFFWMLLVGMGLFLAYTPIQVVLFERMIALFKIKANAGFFVYMCDSAGYLGSVGLLLYKEFFMKDLSWAKVLMQFSYLLTVICLLLLILSALFFNRKIGVKGPITGILDRMPLNK, encoded by the coding sequence ATGAACCGACTTAAACATTTACTTAGCCATTCCAAAGTATGCTTTGTGATCTGGTGTATGATTGCTGCTTTTGGTACTTATTTCTGTATGTATGCCTTTAGGAAGCCCTTTACCAGTGGTACCTATTCCGGTATGAGTTTGTGGGGCCTGGATTATAAAGCGGTACTGATCATTGCTCAGGTGTTTGGATATATGGTCTCTAAATTTATGGGAATAAAGGTGATTTCAGAGCTTAAAGCTTCGGGAAGAAAAAAGCTCATCATTTGTCTGATCCTTTTTGCCGAAGTGTCTTTGCTCCTCTTCGGGCTGGTGCCTTATCCTTATAACTTTTTCTTTTTGTTTCTGAATGGACTGCCTTTGGGGATGGTCTGGGGCATTATTTTTAGTTACCTCGAGGGAAGGCGTTTTACCGAAATGCTGGCCATGGGGATGAGTATCAGCCTCATTGTATCTTCAGGAATCATTAAGACCATTTACTTTATGGTGCAGGAATGGTTTCCTTTTATCAATGAATTCTGGATGCCCTGTATCATGGGCCTGCTCTTTTTACCAGCCTTCCTCTTGTTTGTGTGGATGTTATCAGTGATTCCCGAACCGGATGATACGGATAAATTATTGAGGGTGGAGCGCCTGCCTATGACCGCTGAAGATAAACGGCAGGCTTTAAAAGAATATGGGCCGGCGATTCTTGGAATTGGGTTGATCTATACCATGCTCACTACGATGAGGGATTTTCGGGACAATTTCTCGGTAGAAATCTGGAACGAAATTGCACCCCATTGGGATAAAACGGTCTTTTCACTAACAGAAGCCATTACGGGAGTGATTGTATTGATGGCCATAGGCTGTCTGTCGCTGATTCGAAATAACATCAAAGGTTTCTGGGGAACACAATACCTGGTGGCGCTGGGGCTGCTGATTAGCGGAGGAAGTACTTTGCTCTTTCACCTTCAGCTATTAAGTCCCTTTTTCTGGATGCTGTTGGTTGGAATGGGGCTGTTTTTGGCTTATACGCCCATTCAGGTGGTTTTATTTGAACGAATGATCGCACTATTTAAAATCAAAGCTAATGCGGGTTTCTTTGTATACATGTGTGACTCTGCAGGATACCTGGGGAGTGTTGGTCTCTTACTTTATAAGGAGTTTTTTATGAAGGATTTAAGCTGGGCAAAGGTGTTGATGCAATTCAGTTACCTGCTCACCGTCATTTGCCTGTTGCTGCTCATTTTGTCTGCACTTTTTTTTAACCGTAAAATTGGTGTTAAAGGGCCTATTACCGGAATATTGGACCGGATGCCATTAAATAAATAA